The nucleotide window AGCCGCGGTAGTCGTTGTCGGGAATAAAGCAGATTTCGTAGCTCTCGGGCTTGTTTACCAGCTCCGTGAAGCCGCGGCGCCGGGCCTCGTCGTAGATTTCGGTTTTGCGCATCTGGCCCAATGGGAACAGCGTGCGGCTCAGGCTTTCCTGGCTCACGCCCCAGAGCGCGTAGCTTTGGTCCTTATTGTCGTCGAGGCCCTTGCTGATAACGTAGCGGCCGTTTTCCTCGCGCACCTGAGCATAGTGGCCGGTGGCAATAAACTGGCAGCCGAGCTGATCGGCGCGGCGCAGCAGGGCATCCCACTTGATGTGGGTGTTGCAGAGCACGCAGGGGTTGGGTGTGCGTCCGGCCAGATATTCCTCGGTGAAGTTGCTGATAACAAAGTCGCCGAACTCGTCGCGGATGTCGATGATGTAGTGCGGGAAGCCCAGCTCCACGGCAATCTGGCGGGCATCGTTGATGCTGTCGAGCGAGCAGCAGCCGGTTTCTTTCTTGGAGCCGCCCGCCGAGGCGTAGTCCCAGGTTTTCATGGTCATCCCGACCACCTCGTAGCCCTGCTCGTGCAACAGCACGGCCGCTACGCTACTGTCGATGCCGCCGCTCATGGCTACCAGCACCCGTCCTTTCGAAGTATTCATACGTGATGTGAATTGCGCCCGAAGCGTGAAAGGTTCCGGCCGAATGCGCAAAGGTACGGAGGTTGGGTCGTTGGATGGTTTTCTGGTGGAATACTTGGAGGGTTGCAGGACGTTCTAATTAGCTGGCTGGATAGTGGGGCGGCGGGGAGAAAACAGGCGGATTGCATTTAGAACTGAATAATTAGACCGGGTTTCGGATATTGCGGCCTTAACTGCCTGCCTCCCGCTCTGCTCGCCTTTCCTCACCGTTTCGTATGTCTCTGATTACTTCCGTGCTGGTGCGCGGCATCAATAACCTGTCGGATGCCCGCTACTGCGCCGGCATGGGCGCCGACTACCTCACCTTCCGCCTCGACCCCGCCCTGCCCGGCTTCCTGGAGCCCGCCGTGGTGCAGGAGCTGAGCGGCTGGGTAGCCGGCGTACAGCTAGTAGGCGAATTTCATTCCCTGCCCATCGACGATATCAACGCCCTGGTTGCGCAGTGCGGCCTGCACTACGTGCTGCTGCACCGCGCCCGGCCCGCCCACGAGCTGGCCCGCCTTGCCTGCCCGGCACTACAGCTCGCGCACTGGATTCCTGACATGCTGCCCGAAGACGTGGACCTGCGCTTCCGGCAGCTGGTAGCCCATACGGAGGGCATTGTGCTGCCCGACGTCCCGCCCGCCCCGCTCACGGGTGTGCAGTTGGCCCACCTTAGCGAGCAGGCCCGCTCCTACCCGGTCTGGCTGGCCGCGGGCTTTGCTGAGGGTATCACGCTGCGCCAGTTGCTCCAGCAGGTGCAAGTGGCCGGCATCGTGCTCGAAGGCGGCCACGAAATCAAGCCCGGCCTGCGGGATTTTGATGAAATGGAGAAAGTCTTCGAAGCGCTGGAGGATTAAATGGTTAAATGATTGAATGACTGGACGCTATAACGCAACCAACCACTCAGCCAGAAAACCGTTCACCCCATAATCGTGAGCAGGCTGAAGAATGGCTCGGTCAACGCCCGGTCACCTTCCAAGAGCACGTACTGCTCGGCAGCGGCCCGGGGCAGACTTTTGGTGAACAGCCGCCAGGCTACCGGCCCTGCCAAGGTGATGCGCGCTACTGGCTCCGTGGCCTCGGATTCTGCCAGCTCCCAGGTGCTCGTTGCGCGACGCAATTGCCAGTACCCACCGCCTTCTCCCGTAATGTGCAGACTTACCTGCGTGCCTTCGGGGGCGGCTACGTGGCGGTAGTGCCAGCGCCAGGCGCGCAGGCAGGTTTGCAGAAACGGATGATATAGCTCAGCCGTTAGCAGGGCCTGCTCCTCGCCTACTGCCTGCCGGATCTGCTGCTGGTGGTGCCACTTTTCGGTGTAGTCGCGGGCTACATGAAACCAGTTTCGGGATTCCTGCTCACCGGCCCAGGCCACCGAAAATGCGGCCGGCGCCTGCGGATCGAGCGAGGCCAGCAGCCGGCAGTACTCCGGCCCCGACAGCTCCAGCAGCCAGGTAATCACGGCCGGGCTGAGGCGCTGGCCGGCCTGCACCCAGCTGTGGTTCAGCTCATCCAGAAATTGCACAATGCCCGCGTAGTCCGTAGAGGCCGGAGCCTGCCCGAAGTACCCGTCGCGGAGCATGGAAAGGGCGCGCAGGTTGCCGTCGAGCAGATGCAGGGCCACGTCGCGCACCCGCCACTTGGGCGCGACGGTAGACAGCTCCCATTGCTCGGGGCGCAGGCCGCGCAGCAGCGCCAGCAGGTGCTCATCCAGCACCGGAAAGAGGTGAATGGTCGGAATAGGCTCCATAACGAACGGCAAGGGTTAGCTTAGCTGAAACTGCAGATACTTAATCGGAATACCCTCACTGCGGTAGCGCCGCTCGTAATGCGTCTGGATGTCTTCGGCGTGGGGCAGCAGTTCGGGCGTGGCGTACAAATCCTTGGTATGAGCCAGCACCGTGGCTCCGGGCCGTGCCTGCACGGTTTCCAGGGAGTAGTCGAACAGGGCTTCGCTGTCGGTTTTGAGGTGTACCAGGCCGCCGGGGCGCAGCACCCGCTGGTACAGATCCAGAAAGCGCGGGGCGGTGAGGCGGCGCTTGGCGTCGCCGAGGCGGGGGCGCGGGTCGGGGAAGGTAATCCAGATTTCGCTTAGCTCGCCCGGGGCAAAATGCGCCAACAGCGTGAGGGCCTGGGTGCGCAGGAAACCCACGTTGGTAAGCTCCTGCTCCCGGGCGCGGGTGCTCCCCCGCCAGATTCTTTCACCCTTGATATCGAGGCCCAGGAAATTGCGCTCGGGGTAGCGGGCGGCCAGCCCCACGGTATATTCGCCCTTGCCGCAGCCCATTTCCAGCGTTATCGGCTGCGCTGAAGAAAAAAGGCTTCGTTCCAGCGCCCGGTCAGCTGCTGGTACGTGTCCTTGCCCGGCTCTACAATCTCGGGCCGGGTGGCATTTTCGGCAAAACGAACAAGTTTAATTCGACTCACGAAGGGAATGTGCTAATGTGATGAAAATGTGCAAATGTGCGGCGCTTCGCTAATGTGGAAAATGTGCTGATGTGTTGATTTTCATTGAAGAACAACCAGCAACTATAAACCAGCAACCAGAAACTTACAGCTCGGGGATTTCAGCCACAACGAAGGTACTGCCACCAATAAAGATGACGTCATCGGCCTGCGCGGCGGCGCGGGCGGCCTGCACGGCGGCGGGCACGGTGCCAAAGGGAGTGCCCCGCAGCCCGGCGGCGGCAGCCTGCGCCGCCAGCTCCGAGGCCGGTAAGGCTCTTGGAATGCTGGCCTGACAGAAATAGTAGGTGGCCTCGGCGGGCAGTTGGGCCAGCATGTGAGGCACGTCCTTGTCGTTGACGGTGCCCAGGACCAAGTGCAGCTGCCGGCGCGGCACGCGGGCCAGTTGCGCCATCACCATACCCAGGCCAGCCTCGTTGTGGCCCGTGTCGCAGATGATGAGCGGACTGCGGCCCAGTATGGTCCAGCGCCCGTGCAGGCCGGTTAGCTCCCGCACCTTGCGTAGGCCGGTTTGCAGCGCCTCGTCGGAAATGGTGAAGCTCTGGCGGCGCAACTCGTCCACCGAAGCCAGCACGCCGGGCAGGTTCAGGCGCTGGTAGTCGCCTACCAGGCCCAGGGTGTACTCGACACTACTTCCGTCGGCACGGCGTACTGCGCGCACCGACTGCTCTTCCTCATCAAAGGCCGGCTCGCGCACCAATTCTACCGCGTATTCATCGGCGGCAAAGACAATGGGCGCGCTTTCCTCGGCGGCTTTCCGGCGGAACACCTCGGCCACCTCGGATTGGTACTGGCTGATAACGACGGGCACGCCGCGCTTGATGATGCCAGCTTTTTCGGCGGCAATTTCGGGCAGCGTATTACCCAGCAGCGCCATGTGGTCGAAGCTGATGTTGGTGATGAGCGACACCAGCGGGTGGATGATGTTGGTGGAATCCAGCCGCCCACCCAGGCCTACTTCAATGATGGCTATATCCACCTGCTGCTCGGCGAAGTACTGGAACGCCAGGGCCACCGTCATTTCGAAAAATGAGGGCTGCAGCTGCTCAAACACGGGCTGCCAGCGCGCCACCCAGTCCACTAGGTAGTCGGCGGGCAGTTCCTGGCCGTCCAGCTTCACGCGTTCCGTGAACTCCCGCAGGTGGGGCGAGGTATACAAGCCTACTTTATAGCCCGCCGCCTGCAGCACCGCCGCCAGCCAGTGTGAGGAACTGCCCTTGCCGTTGGTACCCGCTACGTGCACGCTCCGGAACTGCCGCTCGGGGTGGCCCATAGCTTCCATCAGCGCCTCGATGTTGGCCAGACTCTTAGTGTGAGCCGCCGCGCCTACCCGCTGAAACATGGGCAGCTGAGTGTAGAGGTAGGCCAGGGTTTCTTCGTAATTCATGCGCAAAGAAAAAGCCGCCGGCCGGAATTTCCCGCCGACGGCTCCTGAAATATCAAATGCCTGCCTTACCGGACCGTGATACGGAAGGTATAGAAGCCAGTGGCGCCGCCGACTGCCGAGGTGGTACGGCGGAAGGACGACTTGTACAGCGCGTCGCTACACGCTTTTTCCTGGGCCGGCGACACGTTACCGGAAACCTTCGTCACGGCTTCTACTTCGCCGTCGGCGTTAATTTTGACTTTAAAGCGCACGGTCCCCGAGTTGTTGTCGATAGCCGGAACGCTGGGCCGGTCCTCGAATGCCCAGCCGGCCATTTCCAGGCCGTTGCCGCCGCCACTACCGCCGCCGCTACCGGGCGTGCCGTACAGGGCCTTGGCGTCGAGGGAACCATTGGGGTCACCTTGGTCACCGACGGCGCCGGGCCGGTCGCCGTTGTTGTTGCCGGTGGGGCGGTTACTAGTACCGTTTTCACCATTGCCACCGCCATTCTGACTGCCGCGGGGCGTAAACACGGCCCGCTGGTCAACTTTGGGCTTGGGCGCTTCGCGCACGGGCTCCTCGCGGGGCGGGGCGGGCTTCTCCGTGGG belongs to Hymenobacter sp. J193 and includes:
- a CDS encoding maleylpyruvate isomerase N-terminal domain-containing protein yields the protein MEPIPTIHLFPVLDEHLLALLRGLRPEQWELSTVAPKWRVRDVALHLLDGNLRALSMLRDGYFGQAPASTDYAGIVQFLDELNHSWVQAGQRLSPAVITWLLELSGPEYCRLLASLDPQAPAAFSVAWAGEQESRNWFHVARDYTEKWHHQQQIRQAVGEEQALLTAELYHPFLQTCLRAWRWHYRHVAAPEGTQVSLHITGEGGGYWQLRRATSTWELAESEATEPVARITLAGPVAWRLFTKSLPRAAAEQYVLLEGDRALTEPFFSLLTIMG
- the trmB gene encoding tRNA (guanosine(46)-N7)-methyltransferase TrmB, whose product is MGCGKGEYTVGLAARYPERNFLGLDIKGERIWRGSTRAREQELTNVGFLRTQALTLLAHFAPGELSEIWITFPDPRPRLGDAKRRLTAPRFLDLYQRVLRPGGLVHLKTDSEALFDYSLETVQARPGATVLAHTKDLYATPELLPHAEDIQTHYERRYRSEGIPIKYLQFQLS
- the mnmA gene encoding tRNA 2-thiouridine(34) synthase MnmA — its product is MNTSKGRVLVAMSGGIDSSVAAVLLHEQGYEVVGMTMKTWDYASAGGSKKETGCCSLDSINDARQIAVELGFPHYIIDIRDEFGDFVISNFTEEYLAGRTPNPCVLCNTHIKWDALLRRADQLGCQFIATGHYAQVREENGRYVISKGLDDNKDQSYALWGVSQESLSRTLFPLGQMRKTEIYDEARRRGFTELVNKPESYEICFIPDNDYRGFLRRRVAGLEERVAGGQFVLRDGTVIGTHEGYPFYTIGQRKGLGVALGFPVYVTEIRPETNQVVLGNYEELASTRTVVGKLNMGKYASLVGRGLVPSTTKVRYNHGGSPAFLEQIDDKIYVYFEEPVHAITPGQAAVFYEGADVLGGGWIERHIIEETPVSATQTVTTL
- a CDS encoding folylpolyglutamate synthase/dihydrofolate synthase family protein → MNYEETLAYLYTQLPMFQRVGAAAHTKSLANIEALMEAMGHPERQFRSVHVAGTNGKGSSSHWLAAVLQAAGYKVGLYTSPHLREFTERVKLDGQELPADYLVDWVARWQPVFEQLQPSFFEMTVALAFQYFAEQQVDIAIIEVGLGGRLDSTNIIHPLVSLITNISFDHMALLGNTLPEIAAEKAGIIKRGVPVVISQYQSEVAEVFRRKAAEESAPIVFAADEYAVELVREPAFDEEEQSVRAVRRADGSSVEYTLGLVGDYQRLNLPGVLASVDELRRQSFTISDEALQTGLRKVRELTGLHGRWTILGRSPLIICDTGHNEAGLGMVMAQLARVPRRQLHLVLGTVNDKDVPHMLAQLPAEATYYFCQASIPRALPASELAAQAAAAGLRGTPFGTVPAAVQAARAAAQADDVIFIGGSTFVVAEIPEL